One Salvia splendens isolate huo1 chromosome 12, SspV2, whole genome shotgun sequence genomic window carries:
- the LOC121758787 gene encoding serine/arginine-rich splicing factor SR45-like isoform X1 — protein MAKPARGRPASPSGSDSRSSSRSRSRSRSYSGSGSRSSSRSLSRSRSKSISSSSSLSRSGRSRSPPPRKSPAEGARRGRSPPPQTKKSSPPPRKASPAPESLVLHVDQLSRNVNENHLKEIFGNFGEVVHVRLAMDHVVNLPKGFAYVEFKIRADAEKAQLYMDGAQIDGKVVRAKFTLPERKKVASPPKTVATTSRRDASKAEDTAADGDRDGEKHPRDVSPRRKPLSPPRRRSPGPRRGSPGPRRGSPRRGQDSPPPPRRRADSPYRRGDSPPIRRRPPLSPARGRSPSPPRRFRSPPRSSPRRIRGSPVRRRSPPPPRRRSPRRLRSPPRRSPVGRRRSRSPIRRPARSPSRSPSPRRGRVPPSRRGRSYSSSPSPPRRGPRRVSRSRSPRRPIRGRNNSSSSSTSTSSSPPPKP, from the exons ATGGCCAAACCCGCCCGCGGCCGCCCGGCGTCGCCGTCGGGATCAGATTCTCGCTCTTcctcccgctcccgctcccgctcGCGCTCTTACTCCGGCTCAGGCTCCCGCTCCTCTTCCAGGTCCCTCTCTCGCTCCCGCTCTAAATCCatatcctcctcctcttctctttCACGTAGCGGCAGATCCCGTAGCCCTCCGCCGCGGAAAAG TCCTGCTGAAGGGGCGAGGAGAGGTCGCTCACCTCCACCACAAACTAAGAAATCTTCCCCACCTCCAAG GAAAGCTTCACCTGCTCCTGAATCTCTTGTGCTGCATGTGGACCAGCTCAGTAGGAATGTTAACGAAAACCACTTGAAAGAAATATTCG GTAATTTTGGTGAAGTGGTGCATGTACGGCTGGCAATGGATCATGTT GTTAACCTTCCAAAAGGATTTGCATATGTTGAGTTCAAGATTAGGGCAGATGCTGAAAAGGCCCAGTTGTATATGGATGGT GCTCAAATTGATGGTAAAGTTGTTCGGGCGAAGTTTACATTACCTGAGAGAAAGAAGGTTGCGTCTCCTCCCAAAACTGTTGCAACCACATCAAGGAGAGATGCCTCGAAAGCTGAGGACACTGCTGCGGATGGTGATAGAGATGGTGAAAAACACCCAAGAGATG TTTCTCCTCGTCGGAAGCCACTCTCTCCACCTCGAAGGAGATCTCCTGGACCAAGAAGAGGATCTCCTGGACCACGAAGGGGATCTCCTAGACGAGGTCAAGATTCTCCACCCCCACCTCGCCGTAGAGCTGATTCTCCTTACCGCCGAGGTGACTCCCCTCCAATTAGGAGAAGGCCTCCACTATCTCCTGCCAGAGGCCGTTCACCTTCTCCTCCGAGGCGCTTCAGGTCACCGCCAAG GTCATCTCCAAGAAGAATACGTGGTAGTCCTGTTCGTCGGCGATCTCCTCCTCCACCTAGGCGGCG TTCACCAAGACGTCTCCGAAGTCCTCCAAGAAGATCTCCTGTTGGTCGCAGACGTAGTCGCTCTCCTATTAGGAGGCCTGCTCGTTCGCCATCACGATCACCCTCTCCTAGAAG AGGTCGAGTGCCGCCTTCTAGACGTGGGAGGTCCTATTCTTCATCGCCTAGTCCACCACGCAGG GGACCTCGTAGGGTATCACGGAGCCGTAGCCCTCGAAG GCCTATTAGAGGGAGGAataacagcagcagcagcagcaccaGCACCAGCAGCTCTCCCCCACCTAAGCCATGA
- the LOC121758788 gene encoding protein Iojap, chloroplastic-like isoform X2 yields the protein MYDDLFEKYGKVVFKRNDQKSVIAEVDDDAESLSFAVALAKVASDVKAADIKLLFVKPLVYWTRFFIIATAFSRPQVDAIGSRIRNLAETEYGRTATGDFKPNSWTLLDFGDVVVHIFLPPQRDHYNLEEFYANATPIELPFQDQQPFRN from the exons ATGTATGATGACTTATTCGAAAAGTATGGGAAGGTGGTGTTCAAGAGAAATGACCAAAAGTCTGTTATAGCAGAGGTTGATGATGATGCCGAAAGTTTGTCCT TTGCTGTAGCACTGGCCAAGGTTGCTAGTGATGTAAAAGCAGCAGATATAAAGCTTCTTTTTGTAAAACCTCTAGTTTATTGGACACGGTTTTTCATCATCGCCACTGCATTTTCTCGACCTCAGGTTGATGCTATTGG TTCCAGAATAAGAAATTTAGCTGAAACAGAATACGGGAGAACTGCAACTGGGGATTTCAAGCCCAACTCTTGGACATTGCTAGACTTCG GTGATGTAGTTGTACATATTTTTCTTCCTCCACAAAGGGATCATTACAACTTGGAAGAGTTTTATGCAAATGCAACACCTATCGAATTACCTTTCCAGGACCAGCAACCTTTCCGCAATTGA
- the LOC121758787 gene encoding serine/arginine-rich splicing factor SR45-like isoform X2: protein MAKPARGRPASPSGSDSRSSSRSRSRSRSYSGSGSRSSSRSLSRSRSKSISSSSSLSRSGRSRSPPPRKSPAEGARRGRSPPPQTKKSSPPPRKASPAPESLVLHVDQLSRNVNENHLKEIFGNFGEVVHVRLAMDHVVNLPKGFAYVEFKIRADAEKAQLYMDGAQIDGKVVRAKFTLPERKKVASPPKTVATTSRRDASKAEDTAADGDRDGEKHPRDVSPRRKPLSPPRRRSPGPRRGSPGPRRGSPRRGQDSPPPPRRRADSPYRRGDSPPIRRRPPLSPARGRSPSPPRRFRSSPRRIRGSPVRRRSPPPPRRRSPRRLRSPPRRSPVGRRRSRSPIRRPARSPSRSPSPRRGRVPPSRRGRSYSSSPSPPRRGPRRVSRSRSPRRPIRGRNNSSSSSTSTSSSPPPKP from the exons ATGGCCAAACCCGCCCGCGGCCGCCCGGCGTCGCCGTCGGGATCAGATTCTCGCTCTTcctcccgctcccgctcccgctcGCGCTCTTACTCCGGCTCAGGCTCCCGCTCCTCTTCCAGGTCCCTCTCTCGCTCCCGCTCTAAATCCatatcctcctcctcttctctttCACGTAGCGGCAGATCCCGTAGCCCTCCGCCGCGGAAAAG TCCTGCTGAAGGGGCGAGGAGAGGTCGCTCACCTCCACCACAAACTAAGAAATCTTCCCCACCTCCAAG GAAAGCTTCACCTGCTCCTGAATCTCTTGTGCTGCATGTGGACCAGCTCAGTAGGAATGTTAACGAAAACCACTTGAAAGAAATATTCG GTAATTTTGGTGAAGTGGTGCATGTACGGCTGGCAATGGATCATGTT GTTAACCTTCCAAAAGGATTTGCATATGTTGAGTTCAAGATTAGGGCAGATGCTGAAAAGGCCCAGTTGTATATGGATGGT GCTCAAATTGATGGTAAAGTTGTTCGGGCGAAGTTTACATTACCTGAGAGAAAGAAGGTTGCGTCTCCTCCCAAAACTGTTGCAACCACATCAAGGAGAGATGCCTCGAAAGCTGAGGACACTGCTGCGGATGGTGATAGAGATGGTGAAAAACACCCAAGAGATG TTTCTCCTCGTCGGAAGCCACTCTCTCCACCTCGAAGGAGATCTCCTGGACCAAGAAGAGGATCTCCTGGACCACGAAGGGGATCTCCTAGACGAGGTCAAGATTCTCCACCCCCACCTCGCCGTAGAGCTGATTCTCCTTACCGCCGAGGTGACTCCCCTCCAATTAGGAGAAGGCCTCCACTATCTCCTGCCAGAGGCCGTTCACCTTCTCCTCCGAGGCGCTTCAG GTCATCTCCAAGAAGAATACGTGGTAGTCCTGTTCGTCGGCGATCTCCTCCTCCACCTAGGCGGCG TTCACCAAGACGTCTCCGAAGTCCTCCAAGAAGATCTCCTGTTGGTCGCAGACGTAGTCGCTCTCCTATTAGGAGGCCTGCTCGTTCGCCATCACGATCACCCTCTCCTAGAAG AGGTCGAGTGCCGCCTTCTAGACGTGGGAGGTCCTATTCTTCATCGCCTAGTCCACCACGCAGG GGACCTCGTAGGGTATCACGGAGCCGTAGCCCTCGAAG GCCTATTAGAGGGAGGAataacagcagcagcagcagcaccaGCACCAGCAGCTCTCCCCCACCTAAGCCATGA
- the LOC121758788 gene encoding protein Iojap, chloroplastic-like isoform X1 has protein sequence MIIYSAPLHHPLLPSCTKSSPPGAGAHFRRHKNLSLSNHTAFQSLPMTARHEHLLPPLSAGSNVSEDTDDMYDDLFEKYGKVVFKRNDQKSVIAEVDDDAESLSFAVALAKVASDVKAADIKLLFVKPLVYWTRFFIIATAFSRPQVDAIGSRIRNLAETEYGRTATGDFKPNSWTLLDFGDVVVHIFLPPQRDHYNLEEFYANATPIELPFQDQQPFRN, from the exons ATGATTATCTACTCAGCCCCCCTTCACCACCCTCTTCTTCCTTCCTGCACCAAATCCTCCCCTCCCGGCGCCGGCGCCCATTTCCGGCGACACAAAAATCTCTCTCTTTCCAACCACACTGCTTTCCAATCCTTACCAATGACTGCTCGTCACGAGCATCTGCTGCCACCCTTATCCGCTGGCTCG AATGTGAGTGAAGATACTGATGATATGTATGATGACTTATTCGAAAAGTATGGGAAGGTGGTGTTCAAGAGAAATGACCAAAAGTCTGTTATAGCAGAGGTTGATGATGATGCCGAAAGTTTGTCCT TTGCTGTAGCACTGGCCAAGGTTGCTAGTGATGTAAAAGCAGCAGATATAAAGCTTCTTTTTGTAAAACCTCTAGTTTATTGGACACGGTTTTTCATCATCGCCACTGCATTTTCTCGACCTCAGGTTGATGCTATTGG TTCCAGAATAAGAAATTTAGCTGAAACAGAATACGGGAGAACTGCAACTGGGGATTTCAAGCCCAACTCTTGGACATTGCTAGACTTCG GTGATGTAGTTGTACATATTTTTCTTCCTCCACAAAGGGATCATTACAACTTGGAAGAGTTTTATGCAAATGCAACACCTATCGAATTACCTTTCCAGGACCAGCAACCTTTCCGCAATTGA
- the LOC121758042 gene encoding uncharacterized membrane protein YuiD-like yields MDEGGGSVDSNATGTETSYPSNSIFSNLPLMSALFAFAIAQSLKVLSSWYREDRWDIKQLVGSGGMPSSHSATVAALAVSIGFQEGFGGSQFALALIMAFVVMYDATGVRLHAGRQAEVLNQIICELPSEHPLAESRPLRELLGHTPPQVVAGATLGMVTAAAGHFLFNYRARA; encoded by the exons ATGGACGAAGGAGGCGGATCAGTAGATTCAAATGCGACGGGAACGGAGACATCGTATCCTTCCAATTCGATTTTTTCGAATCTTCCGTTGATGTCAGCTCTTTTCGCCTTTGCGATTGCACAGTCATTGAAGGTTTTGTCCTCATG GTATAGGGAAGACCGTTGGGATATCAAGCAACTTGTTGGCTCCGGGGGCATGCCCTCGTCCCATTCAGCAACCGTTGCTGCTCTTGCAGTGTCTATCGGTTTCCAAGAGGGTTTTGGAGGATCACAATTTGCCCTTGCACTAATCATGGCATTTGTG GTGATGTACGATGCCACTGGAGTGAGATTGCACGCTGGGCGCCAAGCAGAG GTTTTGAATCAAATCATATGCGAGCTTCCATCTGAACACCCTCTCGCTGAAAGCAGGCCCTTGCGCGAGCTTCTTGGCCACACTCCTCCTCAG GTTGTTGCTGGTGCGACGCTAGGAATGGTGACAGCAGCAGCAGGCCATTTCCTCTTCAACTATCGTGCCCGAGCCTGA
- the LOC121758787 gene encoding serine/arginine-rich splicing factor SR45-like isoform X3 has translation MAKPARGRPASPSGSDSRSSSRSRSRSRSYSGSGSRSSSRSLSRSRSKSISSSSSLSRSGRSRSPPPRKRKASPAPESLVLHVDQLSRNVNENHLKEIFGNFGEVVHVRLAMDHVVNLPKGFAYVEFKIRADAEKAQLYMDGAQIDGKVVRAKFTLPERKKVASPPKTVATTSRRDASKAEDTAADGDRDGEKHPRDVSPRRKPLSPPRRRSPGPRRGSPGPRRGSPRRGQDSPPPPRRRADSPYRRGDSPPIRRRPPLSPARGRSPSPPRRFRSPPRSSPRRIRGSPVRRRSPPPPRRRSPRRLRSPPRRSPVGRRRSRSPIRRPARSPSRSPSPRRGRVPPSRRGRSYSSSPSPPRRGPRRVSRSRSPRRPIRGRNNSSSSSTSTSSSPPPKP, from the exons ATGGCCAAACCCGCCCGCGGCCGCCCGGCGTCGCCGTCGGGATCAGATTCTCGCTCTTcctcccgctcccgctcccgctcGCGCTCTTACTCCGGCTCAGGCTCCCGCTCCTCTTCCAGGTCCCTCTCTCGCTCCCGCTCTAAATCCatatcctcctcctcttctctttCACGTAGCGGCAGATCCCGTAGCCCTCCGCCGCGGAAAAG GAAAGCTTCACCTGCTCCTGAATCTCTTGTGCTGCATGTGGACCAGCTCAGTAGGAATGTTAACGAAAACCACTTGAAAGAAATATTCG GTAATTTTGGTGAAGTGGTGCATGTACGGCTGGCAATGGATCATGTT GTTAACCTTCCAAAAGGATTTGCATATGTTGAGTTCAAGATTAGGGCAGATGCTGAAAAGGCCCAGTTGTATATGGATGGT GCTCAAATTGATGGTAAAGTTGTTCGGGCGAAGTTTACATTACCTGAGAGAAAGAAGGTTGCGTCTCCTCCCAAAACTGTTGCAACCACATCAAGGAGAGATGCCTCGAAAGCTGAGGACACTGCTGCGGATGGTGATAGAGATGGTGAAAAACACCCAAGAGATG TTTCTCCTCGTCGGAAGCCACTCTCTCCACCTCGAAGGAGATCTCCTGGACCAAGAAGAGGATCTCCTGGACCACGAAGGGGATCTCCTAGACGAGGTCAAGATTCTCCACCCCCACCTCGCCGTAGAGCTGATTCTCCTTACCGCCGAGGTGACTCCCCTCCAATTAGGAGAAGGCCTCCACTATCTCCTGCCAGAGGCCGTTCACCTTCTCCTCCGAGGCGCTTCAGGTCACCGCCAAG GTCATCTCCAAGAAGAATACGTGGTAGTCCTGTTCGTCGGCGATCTCCTCCTCCACCTAGGCGGCG TTCACCAAGACGTCTCCGAAGTCCTCCAAGAAGATCTCCTGTTGGTCGCAGACGTAGTCGCTCTCCTATTAGGAGGCCTGCTCGTTCGCCATCACGATCACCCTCTCCTAGAAG AGGTCGAGTGCCGCCTTCTAGACGTGGGAGGTCCTATTCTTCATCGCCTAGTCCACCACGCAGG GGACCTCGTAGGGTATCACGGAGCCGTAGCCCTCGAAG GCCTATTAGAGGGAGGAataacagcagcagcagcagcaccaGCACCAGCAGCTCTCCCCCACCTAAGCCATGA
- the LOC121758041 gene encoding pentatricopeptide repeat-containing protein At1g33350-like, which yields MVPCCTFNSHICAILDKCSNLNHLKQLHAHLITLGHGHIHFYAFKLIRFCTTRLRDLTYARHLFDKFRSPNIYLYTAIVDACACAADHRAAALIYRDMVRENRSRPNEFILSIVLKSWPEVARGHGVETVQAQIVKLGFCGYSVVQTAVMDAYARCGAEIGVARKVFDEMPERSVVSWTAMISGYMRAGRVWDAILLFEEMPEGIRDTPFWNCVIAGCVQNGLFSEAIEFFTRMVLGGANRPNQGTVVCVLSALGHSGMLQFGRCIHGYVYRSGLSLDLFVVSGLIDMYGKCGSFDKSRTVFEMSDQTNLASWNALINCYALHGRSNEAVAAFQIMMRQGREELKPDAITFIVLLNACTHGGWVEEGCSYFAMMVGDFGIEPRIEHYGCLVDLLGRAGWFQEALEVVSGMRVPPDEVVWGSLLNACKIHRRGDLAEFAVGKLVEMSPGHRGYRAMLANLHGEMGKWDEARRVRADLTGWGGYKAAGCSWIEVEGMIHGFYSVDRSHPRTEEMYEVFRCFSDASRVEHASWWPWQLR from the exons ATGGTTCCTTGTTGCACCTTCAACAGTCATATCTGCGCGATCCTCGACAAATGCAGCAATCTCAATCACCTTAAACAGCTCCACGCCCATCTCATCACGCTAGGGCATGGCCACATTCACTTCTACGCCTTCAAGCTCATCCGCTTCTGCACCACTCGCCTCCGCGACCTCACCTATGCACGCCACCTGTTCGACAAATTCCGCTCGCCCAATATCTACCTCTACACCGCGATTGTCGACGCCTGCGCCTGCGCGGCCGACCACAGAGCAGCCGCGCTCATTTACCGCGACATGGTCCGTGAGAATCGCTCGAGGCCGAACGAATTTATCCTCTCGATTGTCTTGAAATCGTGGCCGGAGGTGGCGAGGGGTCACGGGGTGGAAACTGTGCAGGCGCAGATAGTTAAATTGGGGTTTTGTGGGTACTCGGTTGTGCAGACGGCAGTGATGGATGCTTACGCGAGGTGTGGAGCTGAAATTGGAGTTGCGAGGAAGGTGTTCGATGAAATGCCTGAAAGAAGCGTGGTGTCGTGGACTGCGATGATTTCGGGGTATATGAGAGCTGGGAGGGTTTGGGATGCGATTCTGTTGTTTGAAGAGATGCCGGAGGGTATTAGGGATACACCGTTTTGGAATTGTGTAATTGCTGGATGTGTGCAGAATGGATTGTTTTCAGAGGCTATTGAGTTTTTCACGAGGATGGTTTTAGGCGGAGCGAATAGGCCGAATCAAGGCACGGTCGTGTGCGTTTTGTCGGCATTGGGGCACAGTGGAATGCTGCAGTTTGGGAGATGCATTCATGGATATGTCTATAGAAGTGGACTTAGTTTAGATTTGTTTGTTGTGAGTGGTTTGATTGACATGTATGGGAAATGTGGAAGTTTTGATAAATCAAGAACTGTTTTTGAGATGTCTGATCAAACAAATTTGGCATCTTGGAACGCTTTAATAAACTGTTATGCATTGCATGGCCGGAGCAACGAAGCGGTTGCTGCATTCCAAATCATGATGAGGCAAGGGCGAGAAGAGCTGAAGCCGGATGCAATCACATTCATTGTCTTGTTGAACGCTTGCACTCACGGAGGGTGGGTTGAGGAAGGATGCAGCTATTTTGCTATGATGGTTGGGGATTTCGGAATTGAGCCTCGGATTGAGCACTATGGGTGCTTAGTGGATCTTCTTGGGCGAGCAGGGTGGTTTCAGGAGGCATTGGAGGTTGTGAGTGGGATGAGAGTGCCACCAGATGAGGTGGTTTGGGGCTCATTGCTCAACGCTTGCAAGATCCATAGGCGTGGAGATTTGGCCGAGTTTGCTGTGGGGAAGCTTGTGGAGATGAGTCCTGGCCACAGAGGGTATAGGGCAATGTTGGCTAATTTACACGGCGAGATGGGGAAATGGGATGAGGCGAGGAGGGTTAGGGCGGATTTAACCGGATGGGGTGGTTATAAGGCGGCTGGGTGCAGTTGGATTGAGGTTGAGGGGATGATTCATGGCTTTTACTCTGTTGATAGATCACATCCTAGAACAGAGGAGATGTATGAGGTTTTTAGATGCTTTAGCGATGCTTCGAGAGTTGAGCACGCGTCCTG GTGGCCATGGCAGCTGCGGTAG
- the LOC121757167 gene encoding 60S ribosomal protein L27-3-like, with protein sequence MVKFLKPSKAVVLLQGRYAGQKATIVKNFDDGTRDRPYGHCLVAGIAKYPSKVIRKDSTKKQAKKSRVKAFVKLVNYNHIMPTRYTLDVDLKDVVSVDALVSRDKKVSACKEVKSRFEERFKSGKNRWFFSKLRF encoded by the coding sequence ATGGTGAAGTTCCTCAAGCCAAGCAAGGCGGTGGTCCTCCTACAGGGTCGCTACGCCGGCCAGAAGGCGACGATCGTGAAGAATTTCGACGACGGCACTCGCGACCGCCCCTACGGCCACTGCCTCGTCGCCGGCATCGCCAAGTACCCGAGCAAGGTCATCCGCAAGGACTCGACCAAGAAGCAGGCGAAGAAGTCGCGCGTGAAGGCGTTCGTGAAGCTGGTGAACTACAACCACATCATGCCCACGCGTTACACGCTCGATGTGGATCTCAAGGATGTGGTGTCTGTGGACGCGCTCGTCTCGCGTGACAAGAAGGTCTCCGCCTGCAAGGAGGTGAAGAGCAGGTTCGAGGAGAGGTTCAAGTCCGGGAAGAACCGTTGGTTTTTCTCAAAGCTCAGGTTCTGA